One Nerophis lumbriciformis linkage group LG19, RoL_Nlum_v2.1, whole genome shotgun sequence DNA segment encodes these proteins:
- the LOC133618565 gene encoding acyl-coenzyme A thioesterase 3-like encodes MVPQVRLRLLPSARCLFDEPVQVMVDSLRPRQVVTMRAKATDERGVVFRSSAIYRANGSGDIDLKRDPALNGSYVGVEPMGLLWSMKADMPHKYFHWNLALNPHVVKFSVHDGVPEEDEEGGALAEATNERCLIADGVSRVVIRQETFSGVLFTPAGKGPFPGVLDLSTFMCEKRASLLANKGFMVLTISVFNDKPASTKHLNLDYFEEAVRFLQQQPKAGGQGIGVLSRSKAGDIGLSLASFTSCVKAVVWINGCSANIGYPLHYKNRQVLSVLGYNLSKVMPTPSGASIVKFGVSDPETEENKGSVVPVEKANAHFLLVASEDDLNWDSKAFMEGIERRLKSEGKNNFECVCYPRAGHMLEPPYSPYCHSGLHGILRSPVLWGGEPKAHVDAEVHLWKKVEDFFRTRLTSKL; translated from the exons ATGGTTCCTCAAGTCCGGCTCCGGCTGCTTCCCAGCGCCAGGTGTTTGTTCGACGAGCCTGTCCAGGTGATGGTGGACAGCCTGAGGCCCAGGCAGGTGGTCACCATGCGGGCCAAGGCGACGGATGAGAGAGGCGTGGTCTTTCGATCCTCCGCCATCTACCGGGCGAATGGGAGCGGCGACATTGACCTGAAGAGGGACCCGGCGCTGAACGGGAGTTATGTAGGCGTGGAGCCCATGGGTCTGCTGTGGTCCATGAAGGCGGACATGCCACATAAGTACTTCCATTGGAACCTGGCGCTCAATCCTCACGTGGTCAAGTTCTCCGTGCACGACGGCGTTCCAGAGGAAGACGAGGAAGGCGGGGCTCTAGCGGAGGCCACCAATGAGCGGTGTCTGATTGCGGACGGGGTCAGCCGGGTTGTCATCAGACAAGAGACATTTAGTGGTGTTTTGTTCACGCCTGCAG GTAAAGGTCCCTTTCCGGGTGTGCTGGACTTAAGCACCTTCATGTGCGAGAAGCGAGCCAGTCTGTTGGCCAACAAAGGCTTCATGGTTCTGACTATTTCCGTGTTCAACGACAAACCCGCCAGCACCAAGCACTTAAACCTGGACTACTTTGAGGAAGCTGTTCGGTTTTTACAGCAACAACCCAAA GCAGGCGGTCAAGGAATCGGTGTGCTATCGAGGTCCAAGGCAGGAGACATCGGTCTGTCGCTGGCGTCTTTTACCTCGTGTGTGAAGGCGGTGGTGTGGATCAACGGCTGCAGCGCAAACATCGGCTATCCTCTCCACTACAAGAACCGCCAAGTGCTCTCCGTCTTGGGCTACAACTTGAGCAAGGTGATGCCCACTCCCTCCGGCGCCAGCATCGTCAAGTTCGGCGTGAGTGATCCCGAAACCGAGGAGAACAAGGGCAGCGTTGTGCCCGTCGAAAAAGCCAACGCGCACTTTCTCCTGGTGGCGTCGGAGGACGACCTGAACTGGGACAGCAAGGCCTTCATGGAGGGCATAGAGCGGCGGCTGAAGAGCGAGGGGAAGAATAACTTTGAGTGCGTCTGCTACCCGAGAGCTGGACACATGCTGGAGCCGCCCTACAGCCCGTACTGCCATTCCGGCCTGCACGGGATCCTACGTTCACCCGTCTTGTGGGGCGGGGAACCTAAAGCCCACGTCGACGCTGAGGTCCACTTGTGGAAGAAGGTGGAGGACTTCTTCAGAACTCGACTGACCTCCAAATTATAG